The following proteins are co-located in the Eptesicus fuscus isolate TK198812 chromosome 9, DD_ASM_mEF_20220401, whole genome shotgun sequence genome:
- the GMPR gene encoding GMP reductase 1: MPRIDADLKLDFKDVLLRPKRSSLKSRAEVDLERTFTFRNSKQTYSGIPIIVANMDTVGTFEMAAVMSQHSMFTAVHKHYTLDDWKLFATDHPECLQHVAVSSGSGKNDLEKMSSILEAVPQVKFICLDVANGYSEHFVEFVKLVRARFPEHTIMAGNVVTGEMVEELILSGADIIKVGVGPGSVCTTRTKTGVGYPQLSAVIECADSAHGLKGHIISDGGCTCPGDVAKAFGAGADFVMLGGMFSGHTECAGEVIERDGQKLKLFYGMSSETAMKKHAGGVAEYRASEGKTVEVPYRGDVENTILDILGGLRSTCTYVGAAKLKELSKRTTFIRVTQQHNTVFS, from the exons GTGGATCTGGAGCGGACCTTCACATTTCGAAACTCCAAGCAGACCTACTCAGGGATTCCCATCATTGTGGCCAACATGGACACCGTGGGGACGTTTGAGATGGCAGCAGTGATGTCACAG CACTCCATGTTTACAGCAGTCCACAAGCATTACACCCTGGACGACTGGAAGCTCTTCGCCACTGATCACCCAGAATGCCTGCAG CACGTAGCCGTGAGCTCCGGCAGTGGGAAGAATGATCTGGAGAAGATGAGCAGCATCCTGGAAGCGGTGCCACAGGTGAAGTTTATTTGCCTGGATGTGGCCAATGGCTATTCGGAGCACTTTGTGGAATTCGTGAAACTGGTCCGCGCCAGATTTCCAGAGCACACCATTATG GCAGGGAACGTGGTGACAGGGGAGATGGTGGAAGAGCTGATTCTTTCCGGAGCAGATATAATCAAAGTGGGAGTTGGACCAG gTTCCGTGTGCACCACCCGCACCAAGACGGGGGTGGGCTACCCCCAGCTGAGTGCCGTGATCGAATGCGCAGACTCTGCCCATGGCCTGAAGGGGCACATCATCTCT GATGGAGGCTGCACGTGTCCAGGAGATGTCGCCAAAGCCTTTG GAGCCGGAGCAGACTTTGTCATGCTGGGAGGCATGTTCTCGGGCCACACCGAGTGTGCCGGAGAGGTGATCGAGAGGGACGGGCAGAAGCTCAAGCTCTTCTACGGGATGAGCTCCGAAACAGCGATGAAGAAACACGCAGGAGGGGTGGCCGAGTACAG AGCGTCGGAGGGCAAGACGGTGGAAGTGCCTTACAGAGGAGACGTGGAAAACACGATCCTGGATATCCTGGGGGGACTGAGGTCTACCTGCACCTACGTGGGGGCCGCCAAGCTCAAAGAGCTCAGCAAGAGGACGACGTTCATCCGGGTGACCCAGCAGCACAACACGGTGTTCAGCTAA